ACTATCAATAGCCAATTAAGATCTGATAATCTTATAAATCCAAGAAGGATGGGGAGGTTTATGTTATGGGACTAAGGAATCGAATTGTAATATTTTTACTAATGGTAATAATATTAATTTCTCAAAATGCATACTCTGGATGGCAGCCACAAATTGAAAACATTAGTATTGCATGGGGAGAAGGAGATGTTCAGCTTTCATTTGAAGAAGGTGATACAGAAAATAGATGGCCATTTTTAGATGCGGTTTTGAATGATGGTAAACTTGTTTTTACTGATCTAATTAATAAACGCTATATAGTTTTGAATAATGATGGTTCTCTGTTTAAAAGTATTAATTGGTATTTTTATGAAAATGGGGAAAAAAGAAAAAATTTAGATATTACATATCGCTATAGCAACACACAAGGTTTTATGACAGATGGAAGCATTTGGTCAAATGTTGGAAAAACTTTTTTCTTAACTTCAGCAGACGGCCAGCAATTACAAAGTATCAAACAGAGGCCTGTGGAACTAGGTGTTATTAGTACAAAATATATCTCTAGTAGTAAAAAATTGATAGTTATACAATATCCTGATCAGACATTTACAGTGGATATGCAAGGTAGATATGTAAGAGATCTATTAAATTACGTAAATGTTATGTCTGGTAAAAGAGTAAGGAAATATGACTCATGTGGTAAAGTTTTAGGAGAGATGACTGTACCTGATAATGAATATAACATTATACGACCTGCTGGTGATGGCTTTGAAAGAGTAGTGGAGACTATTGCTGAGTATGGTGACCCGGTAATTGCACCTAATGGTGATATTTATGCTGCAAAACGTACACAAGAAGCCTTGATTGTTCTTAAATGGGTTTGGCAAGCTGATCCAAATGTAGATGCTG
Above is a window of Deltaproteobacteria bacterium DNA encoding:
- a CDS encoding fibronectin type III domain-containing protein — its product is MGLRNRIVIFLLMVIILISQNAYSGWQPQIENISIAWGEGDVQLSFEEGDTENRWPFLDAVLNDGKLVFTDLINKRYIVLNNDGSLFKSINWYFYENGEKRKNLDITYRYSNTQGFMTDGSIWSNVGKTFFLTSADGQQLQSIKQRPVELGVISTKYISSSKKLIVIQYPDQTFTVDMQGRYVRDLLNYVNVMSGKRVRKYDSCGKVLGEMTVPDNEYNIIRPAGDGFERVVETIAEYGDPVIAPNGDIYAAKRTQEALIVLKWVWQADPNVDAGPNVPEEVQALPSTSGIYITWNPAPQDPGCVTGYEIERAASANGSFTNLTTVPLTEDRTYNYNDTTATAGATWYYRISAKSDIGNSDPVEVSATRP